In a single window of the Fusobacterium sp. DD2 genome:
- the rnc gene encoding ribonuclease III has protein sequence MKKNYLDFERNLGYSFNNKDLLKNSLLHRSFGNEHRKYKKISNERLELLGDAVLDLVVTEYLYKSYENSTEGDLAKIKSMVVSEPVLAAISKKLEVGKYLLLSRGEELTGGRERSSILGDAFEAILGAIYIDSDFETAKKFALSHIKDSIDNVDTNEEILDFKTILQEYSQKEYKIIPEYLVINEIGPDHQKIFEIAVKINNGVDKELVAVGSGKNKKSAEQAAAKVLCKELGVKIHETL, from the coding sequence TTGAAGAAAAATTACTTAGATTTTGAAAGAAATCTTGGATATTCTTTTAATAACAAAGATCTTCTTAAAAATTCACTTCTTCATAGATCCTTTGGAAATGAGCATAGAAAATACAAAAAAATAAGTAATGAAAGACTAGAACTGCTAGGAGATGCAGTTCTAGATCTTGTCGTTACTGAATATTTGTATAAAAGCTATGAAAACTCAACAGAGGGAGATTTAGCAAAAATAAAATCTATGGTAGTAAGTGAGCCTGTATTAGCAGCTATTTCTAAAAAATTAGAAGTGGGAAAATATCTTCTTTTAAGTAGAGGAGAGGAACTGACAGGTGGAAGAGAGAGAAGTTCAATATTAGGAGATGCTTTTGAAGCGATATTAGGAGCTATATATATAGACTCTGACTTTGAAACAGCTAAAAAATTTGCATTGAGCCATATTAAAGACTCAATAGATAATGTGGATACCAATGAAGAGATTCTTGACTTTAAAACAATTCTTCAGGAATATAGTCAAAAGGAATATAAGATTATTCCTGAGTATTTGGTAATAAATGAGATTGGACCAGATCATCAAAAAATATTTGAAATTGCAGTTAAGATAAATAATGGAGTAGATAAAGAACTTGTAGCAGTTGGAAGTGGGAAAAATAAGAAAAGTGCTGAACAGGCAGCAGCTAAAGTTCTATGTAAAGAGTTAGGGGTAAAAATACATGAAACATTATAA
- a CDS encoding radical SAM protein, which produces MKHYNIPIFISHFGCPNSCVFCNQKKINGRETDVTIEDLIETIETYLKTLPKKSKKEVAFFGGTFTGISMGLQKAYLEATYEYIKRGLIDGIRLSTRPDCINEEIVAQLKKYGVTAVELGVQSLDEEVLLATERYYPVEVVEKACNLIREAGIGLGIQLMIGLPKSTTQSDYETAVKALGMKPEMVRIYPTLVIKGTKMADMYRDGEYHALSIEEAIERTRKIYALLEINGVNIIRVGLQPSEDLREEGTVLGGPFHPAFRELVETEIYFDFFKEIVEKEKKLDILANEKSVSRYVGIKKANRLRLKEYFNITIDNSIDRDDIVVNGKKYSRLDVLRRELKENEADSNQHR; this is translated from the coding sequence ATGAAACATTATAATATTCCGATATTTATCAGTCATTTTGGATGCCCAAATTCTTGTGTTTTTTGTAACCAGAAAAAGATAAATGGAAGAGAGACTGACGTCACAATAGAAGATTTAATCGAAACAATAGAGACCTATTTAAAAACTCTTCCAAAGAAGTCCAAGAAAGAAGTGGCTTTCTTTGGTGGAACTTTTACAGGAATTTCTATGGGGCTGCAAAAGGCATATTTAGAGGCAACATATGAGTATATAAAAAGAGGGCTGATAGATGGTATAAGACTTTCTACCAGACCAGATTGCATAAATGAAGAGATAGTAGCACAACTAAAAAAATACGGGGTAACAGCAGTAGAATTAGGAGTTCAGTCATTAGATGAGGAAGTACTTTTAGCAACAGAGAGATATTATCCAGTTGAGGTAGTTGAAAAAGCATGTAACCTTATTAGAGAAGCTGGAATTGGTTTGGGAATTCAGCTTATGATAGGATTGCCAAAATCAACTACTCAAAGTGATTATGAAACTGCAGTAAAAGCTCTTGGGATGAAACCTGAAATGGTAAGAATATATCCAACACTTGTAATCAAGGGAACAAAGATGGCAGATATGTATAGAGATGGAGAGTATCATGCTCTATCAATAGAGGAAGCCATTGAGAGAACAAGAAAGATATATGCACTTCTAGAAATAAATGGAGTGAATATAATAAGAGTTGGACTTCAGCCAAGCGAAGATTTAAGAGAGGAAGGAACAGTGTTAGGTGGTCCTTTCCATCCAGCATTTAGAGAGCTTGTAGAAACAGAGATATACTTTGACTTTTTTAAAGAGATAGTTGAAAAAGAGAAAAAATTGGATATTTTAGCTAATGAAAAAAGTGTATCCAGATATGTTGGAATAAAAAAAGCTAATAGATTAAGATTAAAGGAGTACTTCAATATCACTATAGACAATTCAATTGATAGAGATGATATAGTTGTGAATGGAAAAAAATATTCTAGGTTAGATGTACTAAGGAGAGAGTTGAAGGAGAATGAAGCAGATAGTAATCAACATAGATAA
- the fabF gene encoding beta-ketoacyl-ACP synthase II, with amino-acid sequence MNRVVVTGIGLITALGTGLEKSWKRILNGETGINKITSYDTTDMPVQIAAEVKDFDPLDFGIEKKEIKKLARNTQFAIAATKMALADANFTIDETNADEVGVIVSSGIGGIEIFEAQHETMLQKGVRRISPFTIPGMIANMAAGNVAIYFGAKGPNKAVVTACAAGTHSVGDAFEMIKSGRAKAMIAGGTEAAITPFAMNAFANMKALSTRNDEPQKASRPFSLDRDGFVMGEGAGILILEELESAKKRGAKIYAEVVGYGETCDAYHITAPADGGEGAVRAFNMALKEGNIKPEEVGYINAHGTSTPANDRNETAAIKAVFKDHAKDLLVSSTKGATGHGLGSAGGMEAVFIAKVLADGVVPPTINYDNPDPECDLNYVPNKAVNADIEVAMSSSLGFGGHNAVIAMRKYK; translated from the coding sequence GTGAACAGAGTAGTAGTTACAGGAATTGGACTTATAACTGCCCTAGGAACTGGACTTGAAAAAAGCTGGAAAAGAATATTAAATGGTGAAACTGGAATTAATAAGATAACATCTTATGATACAACAGATATGCCTGTTCAAATAGCAGCAGAAGTAAAGGATTTTGATCCTTTAGATTTTGGTATAGAAAAAAAAGAGATAAAAAAATTAGCTAGAAACACTCAATTTGCTATTGCAGCTACTAAAATGGCTCTTGCAGATGCAAATTTTACAATAGATGAAACTAATGCAGATGAAGTTGGTGTTATTGTATCTTCAGGTATTGGAGGAATAGAGATATTTGAAGCTCAACATGAAACTATGCTTCAAAAAGGTGTAAGAAGAATATCACCTTTTACAATTCCTGGAATGATTGCTAATATGGCTGCTGGAAACGTAGCTATATATTTTGGTGCAAAAGGACCAAATAAAGCAGTTGTAACAGCTTGTGCTGCAGGAACTCACTCTGTTGGTGATGCATTTGAAATGATAAAGAGCGGAAGAGCTAAAGCTATGATAGCTGGAGGAACTGAAGCAGCTATAACTCCATTTGCAATGAATGCATTTGCAAATATGAAAGCACTTTCTACAAGAAATGACGAACCACAAAAAGCATCAAGACCATTCAGCCTTGACAGAGATGGATTTGTAATGGGAGAGGGAGCAGGAATCCTTATTTTAGAAGAGCTTGAATCAGCTAAAAAAAGAGGAGCAAAAATATATGCTGAAGTTGTAGGATATGGAGAGACTTGTGATGCTTACCATATTACAGCACCAGCTGATGGTGGAGAAGGAGCAGTAAGAGCATTTAACATGGCTCTTAAAGAGGGAAATATCAAACCTGAAGAGGTTGGATATATAAATGCTCACGGTACATCTACACCAGCAAATGATAGAAATGAAACAGCAGCTATAAAAGCTGTATTTAAAGACCATGCAAAAGATCTTTTAGTATCTTCTACTAAAGGTGCAACTGGACATGGACTTGGTTCTGCAGGAGGAATGGAAGCTGTATTTATAGCTAAAGTACTAGCTGATGGAGTGGTACCACCAACTATCAACTATGACAATCCAGATCCTGAGTGTGATTTAAATTATGTACCTAACAAAGCAGTAAATGCAGATATAGAAGTTGCAATGTCGAGTTCTCTTGGATTTGGTGGGCACAACGCAGTTATTGCTATGAGAAAATATAAATAA